Proteins encoded within one genomic window of Brachybacterium sp. P6-10-X1:
- a CDS encoding HAD family hydrolase, with amino-acid sequence MAPPPTSLQQLRALVSAHDVRAVVSDLDGVLRVFDPSLWDRLDHRAGVAPGTAFAAILGHPFLEEVTRGRGTHAQWRERCVDELVAQGAAPAAARETVRLWAGTPARLDREVLAHLLRFREDGLGVFVLTNGTDRVPEELDELGLTGFLGPRRRFLLNTADLGAAKPEREAFARAHARLTQELTSVLRPDQVAFLDDSAGHVRGAEEFGWRAVRHDRG; translated from the coding sequence ATGGCCCCTCCCCCGACTTCTCTGCAACAGCTGCGCGCCCTGGTCTCAGCCCACGACGTGCGCGCGGTGGTCTCCGACCTCGACGGGGTGCTGCGGGTCTTCGATCCCTCCCTGTGGGACCGGCTCGACCACCGCGCCGGCGTCGCACCGGGCACGGCCTTCGCGGCCATCCTCGGTCACCCCTTCCTCGAGGAGGTCACCCGCGGTCGCGGCACCCACGCGCAGTGGCGGGAGCGCTGCGTCGACGAGCTCGTGGCGCAGGGGGCCGCTCCCGCGGCCGCGCGGGAGACCGTGCGGCTCTGGGCGGGCACCCCGGCGCGGCTCGACCGGGAGGTGCTCGCACACCTGCTGCGCTTCCGCGAGGACGGGCTGGGGGTGTTCGTCCTGACCAACGGCACCGATCGCGTCCCCGAGGAGCTGGACGAGCTGGGGCTGACCGGCTTCCTCGGCCCGCGCCGACGATTCCTGCTGAACACGGCGGACCTCGGCGCCGCCAAGCCCGAGCGCGAGGCATTCGCCCGCGCCCACGCCCGCCTCACGCAGGAGCTGACCAGCGTCCTCCGTCCTGACCAGGTCGCCTTCCTCGACGATTCGGCCGGGCACGTGCGCGGGGCGGAGGAGTTCGGCTGGCGCGCCGTGCGCCATGATCGCGGCTGA
- the metG gene encoding methionine--tRNA ligase, with the protein MSTVLSAVAWPYANGPRHIGHVAGFGVPSDVFSRYMRMAGHDVLMVSGTDEHGTPILVEADREGITARELADRNNRLIVEDLVALGLSYDLFTRTTTRNHHQVVQDMFVAVRENGYMVEKSTSGAISPSTGRTLPDRYIEGTCPICGAGGARGDQCDTCGNQLDPTDLIDPVSRINGETPEFIETSHWFLDLPALAGELGRWLDEREATGLWRPNVIRFSQNILDDIKPRAMTRDIDWGIPVPGWEDQPNKRLYVWFDAVIGYLSASIEWARRSGDPEAWRRWWNDPDTLAYYFMGKDNIVFHSQIWPAEMIAQNGAGDKGGEPGKFGELTLPTEVVSSEFLTMEGKKFSSSKGIVIYVRDVLERYQPDALRYFISAAGPENQDADFTWSDFVSRTNNELVAGWGNLINRTAAMIAKNVGEIPPAGDLEEIDEQLLGAIREGFDTVGTLIEAHRQRAAITEAMRLVGEANAYVSRTEPFKLKAEEQRPRLLTVLHVLAQAVTDLNTMLAPFLPQSANAVERALGGDRQIAPLPHIVEVEDLDGGPSYPVITGDYTDVPSWGHHPVAVGQTVVKPVPVFVKLDPAVAEQELERLEAAAETGEGNDDEDAPGHD; encoded by the coding sequence ATGAGCACAGTCCTGTCCGCGGTCGCCTGGCCGTACGCCAACGGTCCCCGCCATATCGGTCATGTCGCCGGCTTCGGCGTCCCCTCCGACGTCTTCTCCCGCTACATGCGCATGGCCGGCCACGACGTGCTCATGGTCTCCGGCACCGACGAGCACGGCACACCGATCCTGGTGGAGGCCGATAGAGAGGGCATCACGGCCCGCGAGCTCGCCGACCGCAACAACCGTCTGATCGTCGAGGACCTCGTGGCGCTGGGCCTCAGCTACGACCTGTTCACGCGGACCACCACCCGCAACCATCACCAGGTGGTCCAGGACATGTTCGTCGCGGTGCGCGAGAACGGCTACATGGTCGAGAAGAGCACCTCCGGGGCGATCTCCCCGTCGACCGGCCGCACCCTGCCGGACCGCTACATCGAGGGCACCTGCCCGATCTGCGGTGCCGGCGGTGCCCGCGGCGACCAGTGCGACACCTGCGGCAATCAGCTGGACCCCACGGATCTGATCGACCCCGTCTCGCGCATCAACGGCGAGACCCCGGAGTTCATCGAGACCTCGCACTGGTTCCTGGACCTGCCCGCCCTGGCCGGGGAGCTCGGGCGCTGGCTCGACGAACGGGAGGCCACGGGTCTGTGGCGCCCGAACGTGATCCGCTTCAGCCAGAACATCCTCGACGACATCAAGCCCCGCGCGATGACCCGGGACATCGACTGGGGCATCCCGGTGCCGGGCTGGGAGGATCAGCCCAACAAGCGTCTGTACGTGTGGTTCGACGCCGTGATCGGCTACCTCTCCGCGTCCATCGAGTGGGCCCGGCGCTCCGGCGATCCCGAGGCGTGGCGGAGGTGGTGGAACGATCCCGACACCCTCGCCTACTACTTCATGGGCAAGGACAACATCGTCTTCCACTCCCAGATCTGGCCGGCGGAGATGATCGCCCAGAACGGCGCGGGCGACAAGGGCGGCGAGCCCGGGAAGTTCGGCGAGCTGACACTGCCCACCGAGGTCGTCTCGAGCGAGTTCCTCACGATGGAGGGCAAGAAGTTCTCCTCCTCCAAGGGCATCGTCATCTACGTGCGCGACGTCCTCGAGCGCTACCAGCCCGATGCTCTGCGGTACTTCATCTCCGCCGCCGGCCCGGAGAACCAGGATGCGGACTTCACCTGGTCCGACTTCGTCTCTCGCACCAACAACGAGCTGGTCGCGGGCTGGGGGAACCTGATCAACCGCACCGCGGCCATGATCGCCAAGAACGTCGGCGAGATCCCTCCCGCCGGCGACCTCGAGGAGATCGACGAGCAGCTGCTCGGCGCGATCCGGGAGGGCTTCGACACCGTCGGGACGCTCATCGAGGCCCACCGCCAGCGGGCCGCGATCACCGAGGCCATGCGCCTGGTCGGCGAGGCGAACGCCTACGTCTCCCGCACCGAGCCGTTCAAGCTGAAGGCCGAGGAGCAGCGCCCGCGCCTGCTGACGGTGCTGCACGTCCTCGCCCAGGCCGTCACCGATCTCAACACGATGCTCGCCCCGTTCTTGCCGCAGTCCGCCAATGCGGTCGAGCGGGCCCTGGGCGGCGACCGGCAGATCGCCCCGCTGCCGCACATCGTGGAGGTCGAGGACCTCGATGGCGGCCCCTCCTACCCCGTCATCACCGGCGACTACACCGACGTCCCGTCCTGGGGACACCACCCGGT